CGCAGGGACTGTACAAATTGCGGCGACTGCGTCAATACCTGCGCGAGCTACGGCAAGGCGCTGGAGTGGCGGGGGATGGGGTATAGGGTACGTAGAGACTAGATAAAAAGTTCGCCCCCTATTATTTCTTCAAATGGTTTTGCTACCACTCCATCGCCGGGTAGAGGGGGCAGTCCTTTGTCTGGCACTTATAAGCCCTTGACGTTTGGTTAAAACACGCCACAATATTGACGTGAGTAAACGGGTATAAAGAAGGGTTTTTCTTTAAGGTGTGATTAATTTGTGGGACATGCCCCCCCCCGGATTTCTCCCTGTCCCCGTTTTGATAGGCCATTGCCTCTGATTACCCAACATGAGCAGCGGGGGCAACAACGCTATTGGATATATGTTGTCTAATGGTTTTTTTATCTTATATTGTATAAAAATTAAGGGAGTTACGCGTGGCTCTGATAAGCGTTCAACGTATAGGAGAACTAATTCAAGCGCTCTTCCGCATTCTTGAGAAAGAGCCGGATGGAATGAAGGCAAGGGAAGCCCTTGCAGCTTTGGCTGGCGCCGTGCCTCTCACTGAATACGAAGCTGGGAGCTATGAAAGTGGGCGACGATTTGAAAAGATCGTGCGTTTCGCAACAGTAGACACCGTGCGTGCTGGTTGGCTCATCAAAGATGGCGGTATATGGACGCTCACGGCATCAGGTGCAGATGCCTTGAGAAAATTTAAGGATCCAGCAGCGTTTTATCAAGAAGCCTCGCGCCGCTACAGGCTCTGGCACAAGCAGCACAAAGGAACACTATCGCCTAGCCCTGTTGTGGCAGACGAGCCGGTGGACGGCTTGGAAGGTGAAGATCAGAGCGAAAAAAGTGTAAGTGTTTCTTATGAGGAAGCTAGAGAGCAAGCTCAGGAGCAAATTGATTCCTTCCTCCACTCCATGGAGCCATATGAATTTCAGAAGCTTGTGGGAGAGCTGCTCAAAGCTATTGGTTACCATGTGACCTGGATTGCACCCCCCGGTAAGGACGGTGGCGTAGATATTTTGGCTTATACCGATCCTCTTGGGACGCAAGGTCCAAGGATCAAGGTGCAGGTTAAACAACAGCAAAAAGCTGTTACAGAGCCAGATTTAAAATCTTTTATGGCCAATATCGGTCAGCATGACAGTGGCATTTTCTTTTGTACTGGTGGATTCACTCGCGATGCTGAAAATTACGCGCGCAGCCAAGAGAGCAAAAGGATTATGCTTATTGATAGTGCTAAGCTGGTACAACTCTGGACAGACAATATTCCCCGCCTCACCGATCAGGCTTGGCAGAGATTGCCGCTAACTCCCATTTATTTTTTGACTCCTGAAGGATAGGCTGGGCATTCTCCGCGCCTATCGTGTCGCAGCAAAGGAACACAGATTGGAAGGGCCATGCGGCTAGCATGTGGACCAAAAAGTCAAATTCCCGGATTCGCCATTTTGACGAATCCGGGAATTTCCTTGATATTCATGGTACCCGGAGCGGGACTTGAACCCGCACAGCCTTGCGGCCGAGGGATTTTAAGTCCCTTGTGTCTACCATTCCACCATCCGGGCATGTATTGCGCGTGGCAAGCGGCGAGAGCCGCTATGATCTGTTTGCGTCCGGTTCTTCCCCGGCCATGTCCTGCGGGCTGGAGCCTGCGATGCGCCATGTTTTGAGGCCGTTTGGCGGGTCTTCGGGAACAGGGCGTTCCTCTTCCTGCCATTCGCCGGGCCGCAGCCAGAAAACGTGCATGGATTCAAAATTCTTGTCCAGGCACAGCAGTCTGCCGTGCACACCCTGCGGCAGCAGGGCCGCAATTTCGAGCGCAATTTTGCGGTACACATACAGTCTGTGCGCTTCAAAAACGCACTGGAACATGAGCGCATCGCCCAGGGGCGTAAAGTCCAGATGGGCCGCCCCGGCCCGCTGGAGCAACTGCTCAACCTCGCGGGTCAGTTCTTCCTCCACTTCAAGCAGGGCCTCGTATGTGAGGCTGTCGTCATAGCTGAAGTGGGCAAAAAGTTCGCTGCGGTTTTTGTCCATGGGCTTGCATATACGGCAAAGAAGCCCTTTAGGCAATAATTGCGCGTGGATGTCTTCAGTGCTGGTCTTGCGGGCTCTTTGGGCGTAAGGTGCACAAAAAACACGCACATAGCGGAGGCCGCATGAGTTTTTTTGACAAGCTGATTCTGTCGTTTTGCCGTATGGGCGTTGCCGGGCTTGACCCCAAGGCCCCGGGCACATGGGGCACCGCCATAGCCTGCCTGCTGGCGCCGTATATTTTTCTGCCCCTGTCCCTTCCGTGGCGGGCCGTGCTGCTGGTCGTGATTTTTGTGGTCGGCGGCCTGGCCTCCACGCGCGCCGAGCATTTGCTTGAGCGCAAAGACCCCGGCGAGGTGGTCATCGACGAGTTGGTAGGGGTGTGGCTTGTGCTGCTGCCTTTTGAAAGCCCCAGTTTCTGGCTGGTGCTGGCGGCTTTTGCCTTTTTCCGGCTGTTCGACATCTGCAAGCCGTGGCCCGTGCGGGCTTCTGAAAACTGGCTGCCCGCAGGGTTTGGCATCATGATTGATGATGTTGTGGCTGGCGTGTGGGCCTTGCTGTGCGTGGCTCTGCTGCGTGTACTGGGCCTTGTGTAGGCCGCGAGGGCAGGGCCACAGATAGGCGGAAAGCTGCAAGGGGGCGCGGCCAATGGCGCAAAAGGCCACTCTGGTGGCGGAAAAAGCCGCCGCGCCCGCAGCTACTTCATGCGGTAGGTGATGCGCCCGCGGGTGAGGTCGTAAGGGGAAAGCTCCACCTTGACGCGGTCGCCGGGCAGAATGCGGATGTAAAACTTGCGCATCTTGCCGGAAATGTGGGCCAGAACTTCGTGGCCGTTCTCCAGTTCCACACGGAACATGGCGTTGGGCAGAGCTTCCTGCACCACGCCGTCTACTTCGATTGATCCTTCCTTGGCCATGAGTACTCCAAAATATAATGTGGATAAACGCCGGTCAGCTTCACAAAAAAGCGGGGCGCTGTCAACACGCCGGTGCCCCTGCTCGGGGGATAATCGGCGCGCAAACAGCGCCCGCTGTCACTGCACGGGTTGAAAGTTATTTCTTGCGTCCCTTGGGCGATTTGCCACCGGGGCGGGATTTGTTCTCCACAGGGGGCACGTGGGGGGCAAGCACCGGGGCCTTGCGGCACACCAGCCACAGGCCCGCCAGTATGAGCGGCACGCAGAGCAGCTGGCCCATTGTCAGCCAGCCAAAGGCCAGATAGCCAAGCTGCACGTCAGGCATGCGCACAAATTCCACGGCAAAGCGGAACACGCCGTAGCCCAGGGCGAACAGGCCTGAGACCGCCCCCGTCTTTCTTGGTTTGGAAGAAAAAATCCACACCATGAAAAAGAGCACAAGCCCTTCAAGCGCAGCCTCGTAAAGCTGCGATGGATGGCGCGGATTAGGCCCGGCACCGGGAAACACAATGGCCCACGGCACATCGCTGACCTTGCCCCACAACTCGCCGTTGATGAAGTTGCCGAGCCGTCCGAAAAAGAGACCCTGCGGCACCAGCGGGGTGATGAAGTCAGAAACTTCCAGAAACGACCTTCCCCGCGAGCGGGCAAAATACCAGAATGCGCCAAGCACGCCCAGCAGCCCGCCATGAAAGGACATGCCGCCGTTCCAGATGCGCAGAATCTCCATGGGGTCGCTTATGTAGACAGGCAGGTCATAAAACAGCACGTAACCGATTCTGCCGCCCAGGATGATGCCGATCATCACGCAGGTCAGCAGGTCGTCCACATCGGGGGCTGTCCAGCCGGAGCCGGGGCGCGAGGCGCGCCAGCGGCCAAGAGCCCAGCCAAGACCAAAGCCCGCCAGATACATAAGCCCATACCAGCGCAGTTGCAGACTGCCGATGGAAAGGGCTACGGGGTCGATTTGAGAGAGGTTCATGCGTCAATATCCGAGGCGTTGAATTCGCCGCTTTTGCCGCCGCGTTTGTGCAGCAGGCGCACACGGCTGATGACGATATCCCGTTGCACGGCCTTGCACATGTCGTAAATGGTGGCCGCTGCGGTCTGGGCCGCAACAATGGCTTCCATTTCCACGCCAGTGGGGCCGACCGTGCGGGTTTCCGCTTCAATACGCACCGTGGGCGGCATTTCTGTTACGGTAAAGCGCACGTCCACATAGGTGAGGTTGAGGGGATGGCACATGGGGATAAGCTCGCCGGTGCGTTTGGCAGCCATGATGCCGCCAATCTTGGCGCAGGTGAGCACATCGCCCTTGGGCAGGGCGTTTTTGATCAGTAGTTCCATGGTGGCCGGGGCCAGTTCCACCACAGCTTCAGCAATGGCTACGCGTTCTGTAGGCGTTTTTGCGCCCACATCCACCATGGTTACGTTGCCCTGGCTGTCGAGATGCGTAAAGTTGTCGTTCATTGATACCTCAAAAAATTCCCGCAGCACGGGCTGCCGGGATGTTGTTTCAAATATGCGTTCCGTATGTCGTGCTCGAAAAACGCAACACTCGGGAGCAACTGTTGATGCTATCCCAAAAAACAATGGGAGTCATTGCGCTTGTAATCGCGCTGCCCGCCGCAGTTTTCCGGATGGAGAATATTCCGGCTGGGCATTGAGCCGTGTAAGCAACGGGCCGGACAACAGAGGCTCAGCGCAAGCCCACAAGCCATTGCAGCAGCGGGGGAGTTGTGGGCGGGCGGGGCGCTTGCCAGAAAGAATCGCGTCCGCTGTCAGAAAAGCGTATCCGCTCCCGCAACAGTCTCTGCGGAAAAGCGGCGCTTGTGGATACGAGCGGCCCTGCGGTTGCGGCATTTTCCTGAGCGGAATTTTCGGCAAGGGCGTCCGAATCGGCAGGCAGCGGCGCAGGGGCCAGCTCCACCATATATTTAAAAGGAATGTCCGCGCTTGGGCGCATGTTCATGATTTTGCGCACAATGGCAAGGCTGCTGCCAAACCGCTGGTCGTGGATCATCGCATAGGTGAGGGCGGGGGCGTTTGCTGGCTGCGTTGCCTGCGGAGTATCGGCGGGCAGCATGTCGGCTGGCAGGGGGGCCACCACTGGCAGCAGGGTGAAATTCAAAAAAGCATCGGCCACAACAGACTGCCGCGCAAGGTTACGGGCCAGGCTGTCGGGCAGGGCGGTGGCGGCAGTTTCCGGGCCTCGGGGGGTGCCAAGGGCGTTCATCCCTTGAGTGTACACCATGTCCCCGTTGGGTGTGGCTTCCGAATACAGGGCGCGCCAGAAAAAGGGCGAAAAGGCATCCGGCAGCACCACAATTTCCTGAGGTGCGCGGCCTTCCGCCGTGAGGCGTTCGCGGGTCTGCGCCGTATGCCAGGCGTTGAGGCCTATGGAAATGCCGGGATAGACAAAGAGCCACGCCATCGCCATCAGCAGGAGGCCGCGCTGTGCGCGCCAGCGCCAGATGGCCCATAGCAGGGGCAGGGTGACCAGCAGATCAATGATAAACACCGCGTTCAGCCGCACCCGCATGTGCGAGAATGGCACAAAGATCATGGTGCCGTAGGTGGTGATGCAGTCCAGCCAGATATGCAGCAAGACCATAGCCGTCATGAACAGCCATGTTTTGGCAAACCGCCAGTGACCGGGCGTTTGCGCCCGCCACAGCGAGCAGCCCACGAGCGCCAGCACCAGCCCCAGCAGCGGGGCAAAAAACAGGGAATGCGTAATGCCCCGGTGCAATAGCAAAAATTGCAGGGGGGTGTTCGCCATCAGCACATCAACATCGGGAGAGGCGGCGGCCAGGGCGGCCAGGGGCACAGCCCAGCGGCTCGCAGGGCGGTTGGGCATAGCAAGCATGGCCACCGCGCCGCTTGCGGCGTGAGTTATTGGATCCATGTATTACTGCCTGAACGGGCTGCGCTGCTTGGGCACAGACCTGTATTGCGGGTCTTCGGGGTTTACGTCCGTATCAAGGCCGTTCATGCGGCGAAACTGCTGCATGCGCCATTGCTGCATGTTGGCCATGACATCGGGGCGGTTTTGATAATAGAGCATGCGCTGGGTGTTGTTTGATCCGTACACAGGGTAGCGCAACTGATCTTCCACGCTCACGCCCTGAGGCTGCGAATCGCTCTCGCTGGAGGAACCCGCGCCGATGTCCTTGGGACCGCAACCACCCAGTCCGCCAACGGCGGCCAGCAGTAGTACAAAAAGGCAGGCAACGGATTTTCTGTTCATAGGCACAGTATAGCTGTGTCGCAAAAACTCTGCAACAGGGGCTGAGGCGCGCTTCCTGCGGGCAAATCCGGGATTCTGCGGGCGAACCTGGCCCCGCAGGCATATTCTCCGCTGCATCGTGACAATGTTGCCCCTTTCGTCTGCCCGCACCCTTGGGGCACGGCATCCACATGCGGGCTTGCCTTGCAGAAAAACGCAGGGTATGTAGCATATTCAACACTTGCCCTTTTTTATTCAAGCGTTGTCCGGATTTGTCCGGCTACGACAATTTATACAGGAGTCGCCATGCGTGCACCCAATTGCGGCATCACCCCCGAAGGTTGGCCTTGCATCGGCCTTACCGCGTTCAGCGCGTTGGTTTTTGCCTGTATGGGCTGGTGGCTTCTGGCCGTGATTTTTCTGGCCCTCTGCTGGTTCAGCATGCACTTTTTCCGCGATCCCGAGCGGGTTGTGCCGCAGGGCGAGGGGCTTGCCGTAAGCCCTGCGGACGGCAAGGTTGTCCGCATTGAGGAACGCCCCGACCCATTCACCGATGAGCCCAAGCTGTGCATTAGCATTTTTATGAACGTGTTCAGCGTACACGTGAACCGCGCCCCCGTGGCGGGAACCGTTGAAGACATCCGCTATTTCCCCGGCGCGTTTGTCAATGCCGCTTTTGACAAGGCCTCCACGCACAATGAGCGCTGCGCCTACAGCATGCGCGATGCGGACGGCAACCCCTGGACCATGGTGCAGATTGCCGGGCTTATCGCCCGCCGCATTGTCTGCCGCGTTGACGAAGGCGATGCCCTTGCCCGGGGGGAACGCTACGGCATGATCCGCTTTGGCTCGCGAGTTGACCTTTACCTTCCTCAGGGATATGTTGCGGCCACGCGCATCGGCGAACAGGTCTTCGCCGGGCAGAGCGTGGTGGCTAGAGCGAAGTAGCACAGCCGAAAAACGCGCCCCAAAGCCGACAGACCGGCACTTAGTTTAGTAAAGATGGTGAATGATGGCCCCGGAAGTTAAAAAGCCGCGCAAGGGAGTATACCTCCTGCCGAACATGATCACGACGTTGAGCATGTTTCTCGGCTTTTTGTCCATGGTCTGGGCCGTGCAGGGGCGTTTTGAATCGGCCTGCCTCGCCATCCTGCTCTCCGCCGTCATGGACGGTCTGGACGGCAAGGTTGCCCGCCTCACCAATACGGCCAGCGAGTTCGGCGTTCAGTACGATTCGCTTTCCGATCTTGTGGCTTTTGGCATTGCCCCGGCCATGCTTATGTGGCAGTGGGAGCTTTCGGCCCTTGGACGCATGGGGCTTGCCGCCGCCTTCATTTACGCTGCCTGCGGCGCTTTGCGCCTTGCGCGTTTTAACGTGAGCACTGCGGCTGTGGGCAAGCGCTTTTTTATCGGTCTGCCCATTCCTGCGGGCGGCTGCACCGTGGTCACCTTTGTTTTTTGCGCCGCGCATTTCCCTGCTATTATGGCTTCGGCCCTGCCCTACATGACCCTTGTTCTCGCCATTGGCGTAGGGGTTTTGATGGTCAGCAAGGTGCGCTATTTTTCCTTCAAGGAATATGATTTCCTGCGCGCCCATCCCATCCGCACCATGCTTTTCTTCCTGCTTGTGCTCGGAACGGTCATTTCCTTTCCGCGCGTCATGGGTTTTGTGCTTTGCGCCGTCTACATCATTGGCGGCATTGTCTACACCTTCGTCATCCTTCCCCGCCGCAATCGTCAGCTACTACGCGCCCTATCGCCCCAGAGCGATTGAGGTTGCGTAACGGTTGCCGCCCCCTTAGGGCGGAAACGCTCCCCTGGACAGCCGCCCTTTACGGTGGCCGTTATGCAAGATATAGCCATCTTTGTCAGAACCAGAGGAGTTTGTCATGAACAACCGCGTCTATTTTTTCGACACCACCTTGCGCGATGGCGAGCAGTCGCCCGGCGCCACCATGAACTTGCAGGAAAAGCTGCGTGTAGCCCATCAGCTTGAAGTACTCGGCGTGGACATTATGGAAGCGGGCTTTCCCGCCTCCAGCCCCGGCGATTTCGAGTCTGTGCAGCGCATTGCCTCACAGGCTGGCGATATTCAGGTGGCGGGCCTTGCCCGTTGCGTTCCCAATGATATCGACCGCTGCTGGGAAGCCGTGAAAGTGGCTAAAAATCCCCGCATCCATGTCTTTTTGTCCACATCTCCCCTGCACATGAAGCACAAGCTGCGCAAAGATCCCGAAGACGTACTTAAGATGATCGTCGAGGGCGTCAAGCGCTGCGCCACATATACCAGCAACGTGGAATTTTCCCTTGAGGATTTTTCGCGCACCGAGGGCGATTTTGCCTGCCGTGTGGTCGAGGCCGCCATCAATGCCGGAGCCAGCACCATCAATCTGCCCGATACCGTGGGCTATGCCGAACCGCAGGAATACGCCGCGCTGCTTGACCACGTCATCAAGAACACGCCCAACAGCGACAAGGCCATCTTCAGCGTACACTGCCACAACGACCTCGGCCTTGCCGTGGCCAACACCTTGGCCGCCTTCCGCGTGGGCGTGCGCCAGGCAGAGGTTACGCTGTGCGGCATAGGCGAGCGCGCCGGTAATGCCGCCCTTGAAGAAGTGGTCATGAACCTGCGTGTGCGCCACGATTATTACCAGCTTGAGCACAACATCGTCACCGAGCAGCTTTACCCCTCGTGCCGCCTGCTTTCCATGACCATTGGTCAGCCCATTGCCAACAACAAGGCCATTGTGGGCGCCAATGCCTTTGCGCACGAGTCGGGCATCCATCAGGACGGCATGCTCAAGAACCGCGAAACTTACGAGATCATGACCCCGCAGTCTGTGGGCCGCACCGAGAGCAATCTTGTGATCGGCAAGCACTCTGGCCGCAACGCCGTGCGCAACAAGTTTGAGAGCATGGGCTACAAGCTGGACGACGAGCAGCTCAACCTCGTGTTTGAAGCTGTGAAGCAGCTGGCTGACCGCAAGAAAACCCTGCATGACGATGACCTCATGGCCCTTGTGCAGGAAGAAGTCTACCGCATGCCCGATCTTTTCCGCCTGCGCCATGTGAGCGTGCAGAGTTCCGATACGGGCGGCGTGCCGCCCACGGCTGCCGTCATTATGGACATCAAGGGGATTGAAAGCAGCGGCGCTGGCTTTGGCGTTGGCCCTGTGGACGCCCTGTTCAACGTGATCGCCGACATGGTGGGCCGCCAGCCCGAACTTGAGCAGTACGCCATCAACGCCATCACTGGCGGCACCGATGCCCAGGGTGAAGTGACCGTGCGTCTGCGCGAGGGTGAAGTGAGCGCCGTGGGGCGCGGTACCCATCCGGATATTTTTGTTGCCAGCGCACGCGCTTACGTCAACGCCCTTAACCACCTGTTCAAGAAGGAACAGGAAGGACCGAGGCTGCACTGCCAGCACGATTAAGGGCTGTTCCTCTGGTCTGAACGGGTCTGACCGCCCCTCCCCTGGGGCGGCTGGCCTGTGGAGCCAAGACGCACCCGCGCCGCGCAGGTAAAGCCTGTGCGGGCGAAATAAAAAAACAGGCGCTCGGTTTTTGCCGCGCCTTACGAAACACCGTATTCGCCGCGCCCCCCCTCGGTGGAGCCAGGATGAAAGGAGTAGATCATGCCACAGACGCTTGCGCAAAAAATTTTGCAAGCCCACACAGACGAAGTTGTGGAACGGGACGGCCAGATTGTTCAGTGCCGCGTGTCGCTGGTGCTCGCCAACGACATCACCGGGCCGCTGGCCATCAAATCTTTCAAGGGAATGGGCGCGGAAAAGGTTTTTGACAAAGACAAGATCGCTCTGGTCATGGATCACTTTACGCCGCAAAAAGATATTGATTCCGCCAATCAGGTCATGGTGACGCGCAAATTCGCCGAAGAACAGAACATCACCCACTATTATGAAGGCGGCGACTGCGGCGTGGAACACACCCTGCTGCCCGAGCAGGGTCTTGTGGGCCCCGGCGATGTGGTCATTGGCGCAGACAGCCATACCTGCACCTACGGCGGCATCGGCGCTTTTGCCACGGGCATGGGCTCTACCGATATTGCCGCCGCAATGGCGCTGGGCGAAACCTGGTTCAAGGTGCCGTCCACCATCCGCGTCAATATTGACGGTCAGATGCCCAAGTGGCTGCGCGGCAAGGATCTGATGCTCATGCTCATCGGCGCTATCGGCGTGGACGGCGCTCTCTACAAGGCCCTGGAATTCGGCGGCTCTGTGGTGGACGACCTTTCTGTTGAAGGCCGCCTGTGCATGGCAAACATGGCCATTGAAGCGGGCGGCAAGGTGGGCCTGTTTGCGGTGGACGCCAAGACGCGCGCCTACTGCGCGGAGCACAAGCGCCCTGGCCTGACGCAGGATCTGGCCGCAGACCCAGGCGCTGTTTACGAGCGCGTGGTCAATATTGACGTGACCGGCAAGGAGCCAGTAGTGGCCTGCCCGCACCTGCCCTCCAACGTCAAACCTGTTTCCGAGGTGCGTGATACGCCCATCCAGCAGGTGGTTATCGGTTCCTGCACCAATGGCCGCATCAGCGACATGCGCGATGCCGCCGAAGTGCTGCGGGGCCGCAAGGTTGCCAGGCACCTGCGCTGCATTGTGCTGCCCTCCACGCCCACGGTGTGGAAGCAGTGCCTCAAGGAAGGCCTCATTGAAACCTTCATGGAATCCGGCTGCGTGGTCGGCCCCTGCACATGCGGCCCCTGCCTTGGCGGTCACATGGGCATCCTGGGCGATGGCGAACGCGCTGTGGCCACCACCAACCGCAATTTCAAGGGCCGCATGGGCAGCCTGAGTTCCGAGGTTTATCTGGCAAGCCCCATCGTGGCAGCCGCTTCGGCCATTGCGGGTTGCGTGGCCGGGCCTGATCAGCTCTAGGCAGCACACATCAGTACCTGTCTGTGCCCTGGCTCACCGCGCCCGGCGCAGAGAAAGAAGGACAGCCTCATGAATTACAAAGGTAAGGCCCACAAAGTGGGCGAGCACATTGATACGGACGCCATTATTCCCGCGCGTTTTCTGGTCACCACCGATTCCAAAAAGCTGGGCGAAAACTGCATGTCCGGCCTTGAGCCAGACTGGGTCAAGCGCGTGACCCCCGGCGACATCATGGTCGCGGGC
This DNA window, taken from Desulfovibrio desulfuricans DSM 642, encodes the following:
- a CDS encoding restriction endonuclease, translating into MALISVQRIGELIQALFRILEKEPDGMKAREALAALAGAVPLTEYEAGSYESGRRFEKIVRFATVDTVRAGWLIKDGGIWTLTASGADALRKFKDPAAFYQEASRRYRLWHKQHKGTLSPSPVVADEPVDGLEGEDQSEKSVSVSYEEAREQAQEQIDSFLHSMEPYEFQKLVGELLKAIGYHVTWIAPPGKDGGVDILAYTDPLGTQGPRIKVQVKQQQKAVTEPDLKSFMANIGQHDSGIFFCTGGFTRDAENYARSQESKRIMLIDSAKLVQLWTDNIPRLTDQAWQRLPLTPIYFLTPEG
- a CDS encoding phosphatidylglycerophosphatase A family protein is translated as MSFFDKLILSFCRMGVAGLDPKAPGTWGTAIACLLAPYIFLPLSLPWRAVLLVVIFVVGGLASTRAEHLLERKDPGEVVIDELVGVWLVLLPFESPSFWLVLAAFAFFRLFDICKPWPVRASENWLPAGFGIMIDDVVAGVWALLCVALLRVLGLV
- the infA gene encoding translation initiation factor IF-1, with amino-acid sequence MAKEGSIEVDGVVQEALPNAMFRVELENGHEVLAHISGKMRKFYIRILPGDRVKVELSPYDLTRGRITYRMK
- the lgt gene encoding prolipoprotein diacylglyceryl transferase; translation: MNLSQIDPVALSIGSLQLRWYGLMYLAGFGLGWALGRWRASRPGSGWTAPDVDDLLTCVMIGIILGGRIGYVLFYDLPVYISDPMEILRIWNGGMSFHGGLLGVLGAFWYFARSRGRSFLEVSDFITPLVPQGLFFGRLGNFINGELWGKVSDVPWAIVFPGAGPNPRHPSQLYEAALEGLVLFFMVWIFSSKPRKTGAVSGLFALGYGVFRFAVEFVRMPDVQLGYLAFGWLTMGQLLCVPLILAGLWLVCRKAPVLAPHVPPVENKSRPGGKSPKGRKK
- the moaC gene encoding cyclic pyranopterin monophosphate synthase MoaC produces the protein MNDNFTHLDSQGNVTMVDVGAKTPTERVAIAEAVVELAPATMELLIKNALPKGDVLTCAKIGGIMAAKRTGELIPMCHPLNLTYVDVRFTVTEMPPTVRIEAETRTVGPTGVEMEAIVAAQTAAATIYDMCKAVQRDIVISRVRLLHKRGGKSGEFNASDIDA
- a CDS encoding metal-dependent hydrolase; this encodes MDPITHAASGAVAMLAMPNRPASRWAVPLAALAAASPDVDVLMANTPLQFLLLHRGITHSLFFAPLLGLVLALVGCSLWRAQTPGHWRFAKTWLFMTAMVLLHIWLDCITTYGTMIFVPFSHMRVRLNAVFIIDLLVTLPLLWAIWRWRAQRGLLLMAMAWLFVYPGISIGLNAWHTAQTRERLTAEGRAPQEIVVLPDAFSPFFWRALYSEATPNGDMVYTQGMNALGTPRGPETAATALPDSLARNLARQSVVADAFLNFTLLPVVAPLPADMLPADTPQATQPANAPALTYAMIHDQRFGSSLAIVRKIMNMRPSADIPFKYMVELAPAPLPADSDALAENSAQENAATAGPLVSTSAAFPQRLLRERIRFSDSGRDSFWQAPRPPTTPPLLQWLVGLR
- a CDS encoding chemotaxis protein, whose translation is MNRKSVACLFVLLLAAVGGLGGCGPKDIGAGSSSESDSQPQGVSVEDQLRYPVYGSNNTQRMLYYQNRPDVMANMQQWRMQQFRRMNGLDTDVNPEDPQYRSVPKQRSPFRQ
- a CDS encoding phosphatidylserine decarboxylase family protein, translated to MRAPNCGITPEGWPCIGLTAFSALVFACMGWWLLAVIFLALCWFSMHFFRDPERVVPQGEGLAVSPADGKVVRIEERPDPFTDEPKLCISIFMNVFSVHVNRAPVAGTVEDIRYFPGAFVNAAFDKASTHNERCAYSMRDADGNPWTMVQIAGLIARRIVCRVDEGDALARGERYGMIRFGSRVDLYLPQGYVAATRIGEQVFAGQSVVARAK
- the pssA gene encoding CDP-diacylglycerol--serine O-phosphatidyltransferase, with the translated sequence MMAPEVKKPRKGVYLLPNMITTLSMFLGFLSMVWAVQGRFESACLAILLSAVMDGLDGKVARLTNTASEFGVQYDSLSDLVAFGIAPAMLMWQWELSALGRMGLAAAFIYAACGALRLARFNVSTAAVGKRFFIGLPIPAGGCTVVTFVFCAAHFPAIMASALPYMTLVLAIGVGVLMVSKVRYFSFKEYDFLRAHPIRTMLFFLLVLGTVISFPRVMGFVLCAVYIIGGIVYTFVILPRRNRQLLRALSPQSD
- a CDS encoding 2-isopropylmalate synthase; its protein translation is MNNRVYFFDTTLRDGEQSPGATMNLQEKLRVAHQLEVLGVDIMEAGFPASSPGDFESVQRIASQAGDIQVAGLARCVPNDIDRCWEAVKVAKNPRIHVFLSTSPLHMKHKLRKDPEDVLKMIVEGVKRCATYTSNVEFSLEDFSRTEGDFACRVVEAAINAGASTINLPDTVGYAEPQEYAALLDHVIKNTPNSDKAIFSVHCHNDLGLAVANTLAAFRVGVRQAEVTLCGIGERAGNAALEEVVMNLRVRHDYYQLEHNIVTEQLYPSCRLLSMTIGQPIANNKAIVGANAFAHESGIHQDGMLKNRETYEIMTPQSVGRTESNLVIGKHSGRNAVRNKFESMGYKLDDEQLNLVFEAVKQLADRKKTLHDDDLMALVQEEVYRMPDLFRLRHVSVQSSDTGGVPPTAAVIMDIKGIESSGAGFGVGPVDALFNVIADMVGRQPELEQYAINAITGGTDAQGEVTVRLREGEVSAVGRGTHPDIFVASARAYVNALNHLFKKEQEGPRLHCQHD
- a CDS encoding 3-isopropylmalate dehydratase large subunit, producing the protein MPQTLAQKILQAHTDEVVERDGQIVQCRVSLVLANDITGPLAIKSFKGMGAEKVFDKDKIALVMDHFTPQKDIDSANQVMVTRKFAEEQNITHYYEGGDCGVEHTLLPEQGLVGPGDVVIGADSHTCTYGGIGAFATGMGSTDIAAAMALGETWFKVPSTIRVNIDGQMPKWLRGKDLMLMLIGAIGVDGALYKALEFGGSVVDDLSVEGRLCMANMAIEAGGKVGLFAVDAKTRAYCAEHKRPGLTQDLAADPGAVYERVVNIDVTGKEPVVACPHLPSNVKPVSEVRDTPIQQVVIGSCTNGRISDMRDAAEVLRGRKVARHLRCIVLPSTPTVWKQCLKEGLIETFMESGCVVGPCTCGPCLGGHMGILGDGERAVATTNRNFKGRMGSLSSEVYLASPIVAAASAIAGCVAGPDQL